The following nucleotide sequence is from Pygocentrus nattereri isolate fPygNat1 chromosome 25, fPygNat1.pri, whole genome shotgun sequence.
TAGGTGAtgttttctatggagattatatgGTTGgctgcaaaagtttgaacacccctggttaaatattgttttgttaattttctatgTGAAACCACAGATAACACACTGCTGCAcatattaatgcacaattactgtttgttatCTGAATtgtacattattttacattggtttaacatattgaggaaaatgtggcctgtgcaaaaaattatgacacattttacaGTTAATGTTTTGTTTCTAAAATGTTAAccccagcaaataaatagacattatgcactaaaacttgcagaaaaatacaatttttaacTTTATTACCTGAAAAGAAATGTGTCTACATAGATGTAATTTAACCAGGGTGTTCTAACTTACACACAACTCTATAAGCTGCTTTTTGCtgcaatgttgttttttgtgaataaacattttaaaagaacatttaagaTCTAAAGATCAATTTTCTCAAATAACCTTTATATCACTCAAACTGCATTGTTAGTCCAGTGTCAGAGAGTCAGTTATGCAGGCTCTGAAATTGGAGAAAATATTTCTATAACATCTTCCCTGTAATTTAAATTTTGTATTTCAACACAATAAACTGACTTACCCGTAACTAACATATACAGTAATCTTTCAGACGTACAAAGCATATCACAAGAAGTGGCAGCCTTGAATGATTTTTTAACAAGTGAATTAGAGCAGCCTCGATATCACCATGAATTGCATGAGTGAAGTGCTCCCAACTTCATGACCTCCAAAATATGCAATTATTCTTATCATTTAATTAATTCACTCAGGTAGAACGTTTTGACAGGTGGTGGTGAGGGGAAAGGGAGAAATCCAGTTTGTATTCCAACATTCATAGCTATTCACATTCTTCTTGGCATTAGTGGGCATTACAGTCTCTATCCACAGCAGAGCCTAAAACAGATCACTTGAGGTACTtgtgtaataataaaaacatgtgagtgagagtgaacaGTTGTGCATCATTTGATAATATTCACACAAATGGAAAGTGAAGTGGtccataaacacttaaaaatgcattttaaaacttCAAAAAGGTTGTTACAGCACAGGAAATGcaactaaaaacagaaaattgtaTATCCACTTTTCCCTGGTGTCAACTTCTGACACTTGTGagcttttatgtaccaaaagcagCCCTGATTAATACTTATTTACACAACCATTATCCAATCTACATCCCatagaatgaaacaggctgttttttgttactgtgcctttaagactgatacatgtaaataagctctgttctgattggctgccctttatggagcatcatttaaaaagcagtctaaGCTGAAATAGATTCATTGTGAactggtggagctaaactgctgtagactgaataggtggACGACACATATACATGTGTTAATGTTTGATGACATGACaaatttttttgcagtttatttttCATAGTTGGACTGTACAGACTGTACAGACTcgctccatagacaaacactggcgaTACAACGGGTCATACTAATGAGCTATGCAGCCAAAAAAAGGATAATGCTACATAAAAATTGCCTTTGTGCCATTTTAGTTGTAtttcaggggtgtcaaactcaaccactaaaagggccatgtTAAACCAcagcaaatctgtgggccagttgtgttttattttgtttttacttaacattttgccattCAAAACTATTATTCAATAAATAATTCTAAATTACAGAACCCCTAAGGGGCTGTGGTTAGAAAATAAAAGTTAATGACATTGTGTTCCCTCGCAAATAAAATGCATtcccagagctggtttatgaggagcctggccacttcctattctccccgttatatcaaaacaGGACtactaaacagcagagggcgcccgcgagtgagtcctcaatcaATGGGAGCAAACCgagctcaacagctaaaaaccaaaggttaaaatagtttctaatcatttgcccagaacgtttctttcattttagaaagtaggatgtatttcactaaaataacaaagaaatgcTACCTGTATATTTCCCTTTTTCtccgggttttgggcagcagaacgCAAGCATTACTGCTAGAGAGTGATGACTGATTGgcaagcggagcagctcattggctgtttaaGCATTTCTAAACTGTGATTGTGCTCCCTATGAGCCCATTCatttggactcactcgggagcgccctctagtgtttgagaaattTGAGACATTGTTCTCTGGCGTTCCCTCGCAAAATATATGCCTGTCAGACAGCAAGCAAGTAGGAGCAGAGGTGACCAATGacattgctttgttttttaGTGAGGGAACGCATTTTGTTTCCGATGGAATGCAATgtcattaatttttttaaccCCTTAGGGGCTCcgtaaaaataaattgttataggttgttttttttttgttttgttttgttttttgtaaatagctgtttgcttgaactagacaccaggcatcttttcGTGTAGCCACTGGAATATAGATTGTTATTGGGGGAAGGGGTCAAGCCGTGCATTATGTTGCAGGGCATGCTGGGGGCTGTAGTGTATCTCAGAGTAAAACGGGCTAATAAGAATAgacaatgaaaataatgtgaCTTGGCCCTTGCCCCCATCGTTTGACACATGGGTTGTATATGGACCGCTTTCCATACACGTGATTAAGGACATTAGATCTTCCTATTGGTCAGCAGAGCTACTTTGTTTGTACTTTGTCCCCGAGGAAGATAAAGTTGGCGACGACTGCAGGTCCTTGTTTTATGGATGGAGTGCGCCTGAAAGTGTCTAAAGTTCAAGTCAGCGGGACTCCAGCGTTGTGCTGGTCGTTGTGAGGAGGTGAAAGGGTCGCGCTGGCGTGTCAGGGCGCACTTGAGTTCCACGTGATGTGCCTGAGTCGAAAAATCTCCTGACGAGCGGCTCGCGGCGCGGTTTGGAGACGCTCGCGGCTCCAcgttcacacatgcacagcacTCCGAGTCCTGCTGAGCAGCACAGCGGCGCGGACGGACTGACCACGCCGAGCAGCAGCGCGCGATGCCCGCTCCACCGGACATGAACCCGCTTTGTGCGCGCACACCAGGCGTGGAGTGAAGTGGAGCGGAGTTCTGGAGCTGATTATGAGAAAAGCGAGCTGCAAGTAACTCAGCCCACCACAGACCCCCACCACCCACATTCCTCACTTTCTCCCGGACTGATGCCTCCTTGTGCCGAGTGATGCCAGAAACCATGGGCTTGTCCAGAAACGAGACGCCGTTTTGGTCCCACGAGCCAGGAGACGCCAACCAGACCGCCAAAGAAGACCCTTTGGGCCCGGAGGTCGTGCTCGTGCCAGTCATATTCGGATGCATCTTCTTCTTGGGCATCGTCGGGAACGCGCTGGTCATGGTGGTCATCGGCAGGATCAAGTCAGGGCGCTCGAGGAGCACCACCAACATCTTCATCCTCAACCTCAGCATAGCAGACCTGTCCTTCCTGCTCTTCTGCGTGCCGTTCCAAGCCACCATCTACTCGCTGCCCGAGTGGATCTTCGGCGCCTTCCTGTGCAAGTCCGTGCACTACTTCGTCACGGTGACCATGCTGGTCAGCATCTTCACGCTCGTCGCCATGTCCGTGGACCGCTACGTGGCCGTGGTGCTCTCCAAGAAGTCCCCGTGCATAAGGAACCGCAGGAACGCCCTGCTCGGCATCTGGCTCATCTGGCTGCTCTCGCTCATCTTCGCCGTGCCCGTGGCGCAGCACCAGGTCGTAACGGACCACCCGGACGCGCCCAACAGCTCGTTTTGTTGGGAGATCTGGAGCGAGCGCGTGGCCAGGCAGACCTACAAAGTGACCATTCTGGTCATCGGCTACCTCCTGCCCTTGCTTCTGATCACATGCTGCTATGCCAAGGTAAGACCTGCAGCTGTTTGGGGAAAAAGTTGGTCAGTTTTGAGGAGCCTGATTCCAAAAGAAACTGGACATGTCACACTTAAGAACGAGGGTTCTTTtagggttcttcagtgaagagaatagttctgtttagaactatGAGTCGTATATAGAACCGTctgtatgcttaaatggttctttgccagGTGAAATGGTCCATCAGAGTGGGGTGAGTTGGGTccggttctatattgcaccaaaaagggttctgttattgtgtcaagcctgtaacaatagcagaaccctttttagtatTTCATAGAGTGATTTTTAAAACTGTTCTATGTGGAACCGTATACAGCATATGCATACGCCCTAACACCATAACGCACCCACCCAAAAAACAGAattcttcaagggtccttttGTAAAACTAGTGGTTCTATTAAGAACCataagttctatacagaaccattccaTGCTTAATGGTTTCTTGCAAGgtaaaatgcttcttcagactgacagagaatgtgttgtgtatggtacTACTTAGAACCCTTTAGCAATAGTTCTAAGTAGAaccaaaaaggcttctgctATTTTGACgacatcaagcttgtaacagtggcagaaccctttttagtactgtatagagccattttcaaagatgctctatatagaaccgtatacaacaTATGCATATTCCCTAACACCATAACGCACCCACccaaaaaagatgattcttcaagggtccttttGTAAAAGTAGTGGTTCTATTAAGAACCataagttctatacagaaccattccaTGCTTAATGGTTTCTTGCagggtaaaatggttcttcagactgacagagaatgAGTTGTATATGATACTACTTAGAACCCTTCAaaaatagttctacatagaaccaaaaagagttctgctattgtgacaatgtcaagcttgtaacagtggcagaaccctttttagtactgtatagagccattttcaattatgttctctgtagaactgTATACAACATATGCATATGCACACCAAAATGCACCCAGTTAGAAAAggtggctcttcaagggttctttagtaaaggcagtggttgtatttagaaccatttgttctatatagaaccatttaatgctaAATGGTTTCTTGCAGGGTAAAATAGTTCTGCAGATTAACTGAGAATGTGTTGGAGAGGATTCTACATAGAGCATTATTAAAACggattctgtatagcaccaaaagggttccgCTACCatgacaatgtcaagcttgcaacaatggCAGAACCCGTTTTAGTACTTATGTAGAGCCATTTTCGAAAATGTGAGATGTAGAACCCTTTATAACATATGCATAGGCTCAGCATTATGTGCCCACCTAAAAAAaggcttcttcaagggttctttagtaaagacaatggttctattaagaaccataagttctatacagaaccattccaTGCTTAATGGTTTCTTGCAGGGTAAAATGCTTCTTCAGcctgacagagaatgtgttgtatatgatacTACTTAGAAACCTTTAGAAAAtagctctaaatagaaccaaaaagggttctgctattgcgatgatgtcaagcttgtaacagtggcagaaccctttttagtacTATACagagcaatttttaaaaatgttctgtgttaaaccatatacaacacattctctatcaatctcaAGAATTGTTTCAAAGAAAAATCTAAGGATtgaatggttctgtaaagaactaaACAGAACGATTTAGGAGCCTTTTTTAGTGTGTAGGTTACAGTACAGCTTTATGACAGCAGGTCCACTATCAAAAAGCGTAACATTTGGAAACTGTCCTGTTCTATggagtgttttaatgaaaaattactAGCATAGACATACAGTTACAGCTCCATTCTCTCTGTTAACCcatgtgtggtgttcaggtctatAGGTCCCACTTTCActgtttaccaaaataaaaaatgatgcaatatattattatttcaacctccgATTCCTTAACCATGGCTAATTTtatgtgaagaacatataacacattttcagtgatttCACACTGTAcaccccctacacatttatatgtGGGGTTAAACTGCAGGGAATAAAGTGTGGAGATGCTGTGTCCCtttactctgttctcctcctgtgtgtatgtgtgtgtgtgtgtttgtgtatatgagTCGACAACATGgtcaggctgctgactggctacagctgctaaaggagaaccctaccctggccacttgtgatattttaaacaactggtatttttacataaattgttatggctgtatatttaaaacagcaaaaatgccGTGGgcccaccagaccactgagtaacaaacacatcagacGATTAGCACCAAACTTAGTTCGATGCTGGATGTACCAAGAAGGTCCACTGCACTCTTATCGTTGGCTTGCTACTTTGATTTCTTCTTGGGCATGAAATTGTGGTACATGCACTTTCTGGTGCTTTTAGACTTTTTACCCACCTCTAGTCATCAGAAAAGGGCTCTCCAAAATGAGCACAAAGAGCATACAGATACCTGCACCTTTGCCAGCACGCTGAAACAGCTGAGGTCCTGACTTCTCACTGTTCATGACTCTTGTGTTGCTACTCTGCGAGAGGGGTCTATACAAACAGCAGCCATAATATTAaaaccaccttcttgtttctacattcactGATTTTATCCATTTGCCATATGGTGCTTTTTGTAGTCTCAtaattacaggctgtagtccatctgtttctttgcatatattgttagccccctttcaccacAGACCACCAGAGCAGGTGgcactgcactgacactgaaATTGAGgttttgtgttagtgtgtgttgcgctggtgcgagtgggtcagacacagcagtgctgctggactgagaatagactatcaaccaaaaatatcaagcTGACAGCTTCATGCGACCACTGACTAGaggtctagaggatgactaacagtGAAGCAACAGATGAACCATcatctctaactttacatctacaaggtggaccagcaaggtaggagtgtctaatagaggtGACACCTCTATTAGAGGTGTCACAACAGCGAGTGGACACCTTGTTTAAAAACTTTGTTCACTGCTATATCTGATCTACTTGTAGATCAAActttgcatatcgctgttgtcggaataaaacctctccaaaatctccaaaatggtaactttacaggtgaaggaaaaaaacgacattatttttaatgtaagtcaatggaaccagacatatttccaagtcatttcaggtcatttcttttactccgttcatcatgaaatttacatacaatgtaaaggacaacaggcattttcaaatcataccAATACctgaaacatcaaaaatggaggtatgaggttttcttccagtaACAGCGACatgtaaaattattttgtttatgacATCACATAAATAACGGATAGAAAATAAGCTGTTCTTCATATATGGACTGAATGGATTTGGAATG
It contains:
- the galr1b gene encoding galanin receptor type 1b; the encoded protein is MPETMGLSRNETPFWSHEPGDANQTAKEDPLGPEVVLVPVIFGCIFFLGIVGNALVMVVIGRIKSGRSRSTTNIFILNLSIADLSFLLFCVPFQATIYSLPEWIFGAFLCKSVHYFVTVTMLVSIFTLVAMSVDRYVAVVLSKKSPCIRNRRNALLGIWLIWLLSLIFAVPVAQHQVVTDHPDAPNSSFCWEIWSERVARQTYKVTILVIGYLLPLLLITCCYAKVLYHLHKKIKNMSKKSERSKRKTAQTVLLVVAAFLLCWMPHHIIAMWVEFGDFPLNDASFAFRIVSHCLAYSNSCVNPILYAFLSENFRKACRQVFTCHIFYPPPPVKKIARIRMENFSTTHSTTNV